In the Mycolicibacterium thermoresistibile genome, one interval contains:
- a CDS encoding aldehyde dehydrogenase family protein: MPDVRHEPRMMIDGKLVEGSAGTFTTINPATEEPLGEVADASVADMHRAIDAARRAFDETDWSTNHAFRQRCLLQLQEALETEQEELREELILEVGCPRSITHGPQLDAPLSDALRYPAELIDEYSWETALGDAMVSVTGMNTTRRVWREPAGVVGAIVPWNFPFEVSIQKIGQALGTGCTVVLKPAPDTPFNATRLGRLIAERTDIPPGVVNVVTASDHLIGEELTLSPKVDLISFTGSTAVGKRIMAKGAATMKRLFLELGGKSATIVLEDADFALGCMMGIAPCMHAGQGCANPTRLLLPRSRYDEGIEILRGIYEGVAPGDPQDPATLCGPVINEKQRTRIRGYIRKGVEEGARLVVGGEDPPDGLDKGFFVRPTLFADVDNSMTIAQEEIFGPVLAVIPYDDEDDAVRIANDTAYGLAGNVMSSSIEHALAVARRLRAGFIGINGAAGYGADTPFGGYKDSGVGRQNGVAGFDQYTEIKSVAYPA; the protein is encoded by the coding sequence TCGCCGACATGCACCGGGCCATCGACGCCGCGCGGCGGGCCTTCGACGAAACCGACTGGTCGACGAATCACGCGTTCCGGCAACGCTGCCTGCTGCAGCTGCAGGAGGCGCTGGAGACCGAACAGGAGGAGCTGCGCGAGGAACTGATCCTCGAGGTCGGTTGTCCCCGCTCGATCACGCACGGACCACAACTGGACGCGCCGCTGTCGGACGCGCTGCGGTATCCGGCCGAGCTCATCGACGAATATTCCTGGGAGACAGCGCTCGGCGATGCGATGGTGTCGGTGACCGGGATGAACACCACCCGGCGGGTGTGGCGGGAACCGGCCGGGGTGGTGGGCGCGATCGTGCCGTGGAACTTCCCGTTTGAGGTCTCCATCCAGAAGATCGGGCAGGCGCTGGGCACCGGCTGCACCGTGGTGCTGAAACCGGCCCCGGACACCCCGTTCAACGCCACCAGGCTGGGCCGCCTGATCGCCGAGCGGACCGACATCCCGCCCGGGGTGGTCAACGTGGTCACCGCATCGGATCACCTGATCGGTGAGGAGCTGACGTTGTCGCCCAAGGTGGACCTGATCTCGTTCACCGGATCCACCGCGGTGGGCAAACGCATCATGGCCAAGGGTGCGGCCACCATGAAGCGGCTCTTCCTCGAACTCGGCGGCAAATCGGCCACGATCGTGCTGGAGGACGCCGATTTCGCGCTCGGCTGCATGATGGGCATCGCGCCGTGCATGCACGCCGGACAGGGGTGCGCCAACCCCACCCGGCTGCTGCTGCCACGATCCCGCTACGACGAGGGCATCGAGATCCTGCGTGGCATCTACGAAGGCGTCGCGCCCGGCGACCCGCAGGATCCGGCGACCCTGTGCGGGCCGGTGATCAACGAGAAGCAGCGCACCCGCATCCGCGGCTACATCCGCAAGGGCGTCGAGGAGGGCGCCCGGCTGGTGGTCGGGGGCGAGGACCCACCGGACGGGCTGGACAAGGGCTTCTTCGTTCGGCCGACGCTGTTCGCCGACGTGGACAACTCGATGACCATCGCCCAGGAGGAGATCTTCGGGCCGGTGCTCGCCGTCATCCCCTACGACGACGAGGACGATGCGGTGCGGATCGCCAACGACACCGCCTACGGGCTGGCCGGCAACGTCATGTCCAGCTCGATCGAGCACGCGCTCGCGGTGGCCAGACGGTTGCGTGCGGGCTTCATCGGCATCAACGGGGCTGCCGGATACGGAGCCGATACACCCTTCGGCGGATACAAGGACAGCGGTGTCGGCCGCCAGAACGGTGTGGCCGGCTTCGACCAGTACACCGAGATCAAGTCCGTCGCCTACCCGGCCTGA